Proteins from one Panicum virgatum strain AP13 chromosome 7K, P.virgatum_v5, whole genome shotgun sequence genomic window:
- the LOC120642133 gene encoding E3 ubiquitin-protein ligase AIRP2-like — protein MVVCSMRKSSFKDSLKVLEADIHHANTLAADFSRDYDGACLQMRMSYSPAAHFFLFLVQWTDCSLAGALGLLRILIYKVYVDGSTTMSTHERKASIREFYAVIFPSLMQLPKGISDLDDRRQKAVCTERYRRRDQDESKRPVSEIDVEREEECGICMEMNSKVVLPTCSHAMCIKCYRQWRSRSQSCPFCRDSLKRVNSGDLWMFTDCRDVVDMATVSRENIRRLFMYIEKLPLVMPENIFYAYDSHRMFLVLGCG, from the exons atggtggTGTGCTCCATGCGCAAGTCGTCGTTCAAGGACTCGCTCAAGGTGCTCGAGGCCGACATCCACCACGCCAACACCct GGCAGCTGATTTCTCCAGGGACTACGATGGGGCCTGCCTCCAGATGCGGATGTCCTACAGCCCCGCCGCgcacttcttcctcttcctcgtgcAGTGGACCGATTgcagcctcgccggcgcgctcggGCTGCTCAGGATCCTAATCTACAAG GTTTATGTGGATGGGAGTACCACTATGTCCACACATGAGAGGAAAGCAAGCATCAGAGAATTTTATG CTGTTATATTTCCATCCCTCATGCAACTGCCCAAGGGGATCAGCGACCTCGATGACCGGAGGCAGAAGGCGGTCTGCACAGAGAGATACAGGAGGAGAGACCAGGACGAGAGCAAGAGGCCAGTTTCTGAGATTGATGTCGAGAGGGAGGAGGAATGTGGCATTTGCATGGAGATGAACAGCAAGGTGGTGCTGCCCACCTGCAGCCATGCTATGTGCATCAAGTGCTACCGCCAATG GCGCTCCAGATCCCAGTCCTGCCCCTTCTGTCGTGACAGCCTCAAGCGAGTAAATTCCGGTGACCTGTGGATGTTCACTGACTGCCGAGACGTAGTTGACATGGCTACGGTGAGCAGAGAGAACATCAGGCGCCTGTTTATGTACATCGAGAAGCTGCCTCTGGTCATGCCGGAAAACATCTTCTACGCCTATGATTCTCAT AGGATGTTCCTCGTCCTAGGATGTGGCTAA
- the LOC120642134 gene encoding tetraspanin-19-like, translating to MAGRIVRSCVQTALKAVNSVVGLAGMAVILYALWMLRAWYREVADLDQRFPVPWFIYTFLGLGIFLCLLTCSGHIAAETANGHCLSCYMIIVFVLIILEGAITVDVFLNTNWEEDFPPDPSGKFDEFKDFVRSNFEICEWVGLSVVAAQVLSIILGMVLRTLGPDREADYDSDDDTTVPARLPLLRNQSQHGPDYAEPNTSRRSDSWKLRILDKVNN from the exons atggcggggCGGATAGTGCGGAGCTGCGTGCAGACGGCGCTCAAGGCGGTGAACTCCGTCGTGGGGCTCGCCGGCATGGCCGTCATCCTCTACGCGCTCTGGATGCTCCGCGCCTGGTACAGGGAGGTCGCTGACCTCGACCAACGCTTCCCCGTCCCCTG GTTCATCTACACATTTCTTGGCCTTGGGATCTTTCTGTGCCTGCTGACTTGCTCTGGGCATATTGCTGCGGAAACTGCAAATGGTCACTGCCTCTCTTGT TACATGATCATTGTATTTGTGCTTATTATACTGGAAGGTGCAATTACTGTGGATGTATTTCTGAATACCAACTGGGAAGAG GATTTCCCCCCTGACCCATCAGGCAAGTTTGATGAATTCAAGGACTTCGTGAGGTCAAATTTTGAGATATGCGAATGGGTAGGCCTCTCAGTGGTAGCTGCTCAG GTGTTATCAATCATTCTTGGGATGGTACTTAGGACCCTTGGGCCTGACCGAGAGGCTGACtatgacagtgatgatgacaCCACCGTGCCTGCAAGGCTGCCTCTACTAAGAAACCAGTCCCAACATGGTCCAGACTATGCTGAACCTAACACATCTCGTAGGAGTGATTCATGGAAACTGCGGATTTTAGACAAG GTCAACAACTAA
- the LOC120642136 gene encoding atherin-like produces the protein MRLQAISVPAEPIPPAATSQQPPLLLLLAREAGSRCRSLGDASSSRICRPRPARAFAACPREQGRPELARGGAAHPRRPRRGLQSPRRPRAAGPHPRPPSATPRRPLTATAPSSASLFRAVRAAASSPASASSLPPPRHPQGTSGAATSQRRKPVPQPRFDGQQQPPAPDHQGHRKFTQFFACVGCTDQGGASLAA, from the exons ATGCGACTGCAGGCGATCTCCGTCCCCGCAGAGCCCATCCCTCCCGCCGCCACCTCTCAGCAGCCtcccctcctcttgctccttgctcgGGAGGCCGGGTCCCGCTGCCGCTCGCTCGGGGACGCCTCGTCGTCGCGGATctgccgcccgcgccccgcgcGGGCCTTCGCCGCCTGTCCTCGAGAGCAGGGGAGGCCGGagctcgcccgcggcggcgctgctcacccgcgccggccgcggcgcggtCTCCAGTCGCCGCGCCGTCCACGTGCCGCCGGCCCCCATCCCCGGCCGCCGTCCGCGACGCCGCGACGTCCGCTCACCGCCACTGCGCCGTCCTCGGCATCACTGTTccgcgccgtccgcgccgccgcttcgtccccggcgtcggcgtcgtcgcttcctcctccgcgccATCCTCAAGGCACCAGCGGCGCCGCAACTTCGCAAAGGAGGAAGCCTGTGCCCCAGCCCCGATTTGATGGCCAACAGCAACCTCCCGCGCCTGATCATCAAG GACACAGGAAGTTCACTCAATTCTTTGCTTGCGTGGGATGCACAGATCAGGGAGGTGCTTCTCTAGCAGCTTAG